One Nocardioidaceae bacterium SCSIO 66511 genomic window carries:
- the metK gene encoding methionine adenosyltransferase: MSRRLFTSESVTEGHPDKIADQISDSILDALLAQDPRSRVACETLVTTGLVVVSGEVSTEGYADIARIVRERVLEIGYDSSQKGFDGASCGVQVSLGAQSPDIAQGVDTAYEGRSEGATDPLDLQGAGDQGLMFGYACDDTPSLMPLPITMAHRLSQRLSQVRKDGTIAYLRPDGKTQVTIEYDDAGNPQRVDTVVLSTQHARDIDLDTMLTPDIKKHVVDEVLATFDIDHTDYRLLVNPTGRFEIGGPMGDAGLTGRKIIIDTYGGMARHGGGAFSGKDPSKVDRSASYAMRWVAKHVVAAGLARRCEVQIAYAIGKAQPVGLYIDCFGTETVPVATIQQAVDATFDLRPAAIVRDLDLLRPIYTNTAAYGHFGRELPEFTWETTDRVDALRAAAGA, from the coding sequence GTGAGTCGACGCCTCTTCACCTCTGAGTCGGTCACCGAGGGACACCCCGACAAGATCGCCGACCAGATCAGCGACAGCATCCTCGACGCGCTGCTCGCGCAGGACCCACGCAGCCGGGTCGCCTGCGAGACGCTGGTGACCACGGGGCTCGTCGTGGTGAGCGGCGAGGTGAGCACCGAGGGCTACGCGGATATCGCGCGCATCGTGCGCGAGCGCGTCCTCGAGATCGGTTACGACTCCTCGCAGAAGGGCTTCGACGGCGCATCCTGCGGCGTACAGGTGAGCCTGGGAGCACAGTCTCCGGACATCGCGCAGGGCGTCGACACCGCGTACGAAGGCCGCAGCGAGGGCGCGACCGACCCGCTCGACCTGCAGGGCGCGGGCGACCAGGGGTTGATGTTCGGTTACGCATGCGACGACACCCCGTCGTTGATGCCGCTGCCGATCACGATGGCGCATCGCCTCTCCCAGCGGCTGTCGCAGGTGCGCAAGGACGGCACCATCGCGTACCTCCGGCCCGACGGCAAGACGCAGGTCACCATCGAGTACGACGACGCGGGCAACCCGCAGCGCGTCGACACCGTGGTGCTCTCGACCCAGCATGCGCGCGACATCGACCTCGACACGATGCTCACCCCGGATATCAAGAAGCACGTCGTCGACGAGGTGCTCGCGACGTTCGACATCGACCACACCGACTACCGCCTGTTGGTCAACCCGACCGGCCGGTTCGAGATCGGCGGCCCGATGGGCGATGCCGGGCTCACCGGGCGCAAGATCATCATCGACACCTACGGCGGTATGGCACGGCACGGTGGCGGCGCGTTCTCGGGCAAGGACCCGAGCAAGGTCGACCGCTCCGCCTCGTACGCGATGCGGTGGGTCGCCAAGCATGTGGTCGCCGCAGGACTTGCGCGGCGCTGCGAGGTGCAGATCGCGTACGCGATCGGCAAGGCGCAGCCGGTCGGGCTGTACATCGACTGCTTCGGCACCGAGACGGTACCGGTTGCGACCATCCAGCAGGCCGTCGACGCGACCTTCGACCTGCGTCCGGCGGCGATCGTTCGCGATCTCGACCTGTTGCGGCCGATCTACACGAACACCGCGGCGTACGGTCACTTCGGCCGTGAGCTGCCGGAGTTCACCTGGGAGACCACCGACCGCGTCGACGCATTGCGCGCGGCCGCGGGCGCCTGA
- the coaBC gene encoding bifunctional phosphopantothenoylcysteine decarboxylase/phosphopantothenate--cysteine ligase CoaBC, with translation MTDSSRPRVVIGVGGGIAAYKTCELVRLFKESGRDVRVVPTAASLNFVGAATWEALSGHPVHTEVFADVSQVPHVRIGQEADLLVVAPATADLLAKAATGLADDLLTNTLLTARCPVVFVPAMHTEMWEHPATQANVATLRDRGAVVVEPAEGRLTGKDSGKGRLPEPAQIFDLADEVLVRGEIDRPLDLTGRSVIVSAGGTREFIDPVRYIGNRSSGRQGFALAETAAARGASVTVVAANVGLPVPAGVDVVRVESTHELYYEMTSRAPGFDAVVMAAAPADFRPANAHDTKIKKAPGRAAPELELVENPDILAALVAQRESKTPLLVGFAAETGDDEASVLEHARAKLARKGCDLLVVNDVSAGRAFDRADNEAVILAADGAAEHIPFGPKSALAHAIWDTVVQRLDAP, from the coding sequence ATGACTGACAGCAGCCGCCCCCGCGTCGTGATCGGCGTGGGAGGCGGCATTGCTGCATACAAGACCTGTGAGCTGGTGCGGCTGTTCAAAGAGTCGGGCCGAGACGTACGCGTGGTGCCGACTGCTGCGTCGCTCAACTTCGTCGGCGCAGCGACCTGGGAGGCGCTTTCGGGGCATCCCGTGCACACCGAGGTGTTCGCCGACGTGTCGCAGGTGCCGCATGTGCGCATCGGCCAGGAGGCCGACCTGCTGGTGGTGGCTCCGGCGACCGCCGACTTGCTCGCGAAGGCGGCGACCGGTCTCGCCGACGACCTGCTCACCAACACGCTGCTCACCGCGCGCTGTCCGGTGGTCTTCGTACCCGCGATGCATACGGAGATGTGGGAGCACCCGGCGACCCAGGCCAACGTCGCCACCTTGCGCGATCGCGGCGCGGTCGTCGTCGAACCCGCGGAGGGGCGGCTCACGGGCAAAGACTCCGGCAAGGGCAGACTGCCCGAGCCGGCGCAGATCTTCGACCTCGCCGACGAGGTTCTCGTACGCGGCGAGATCGATCGGCCGCTCGACCTCACCGGCCGGTCCGTGATCGTCAGCGCCGGCGGCACTCGCGAGTTCATCGACCCGGTCCGTTACATCGGCAACCGATCGTCCGGTCGGCAGGGGTTCGCACTCGCCGAGACGGCCGCCGCGCGCGGCGCATCGGTGACGGTCGTCGCGGCCAACGTAGGTCTCCCCGTGCCGGCGGGAGTCGACGTCGTACGCGTGGAGTCGACACATGAGCTGTACTACGAGATGACGTCGCGTGCGCCCGGCTTCGACGCCGTTGTGATGGCCGCGGCTCCGGCCGACTTCCGTCCGGCGAACGCCCACGACACCAAGATCAAGAAGGCGCCCGGACGCGCCGCACCCGAGCTGGAGCTCGTCGAGAACCCCGACATCCTGGCGGCCCTGGTCGCGCAGCGTGAGTCCAAGACGCCGCTCCTGGTCGGCTTCGCCGCCGAAACCGGCGACGACGAGGCATCGGTACTCGAGCACGCCCGGGCGAAGCTCGCCCGTAAGGGCTGTGACCTACTCGTCGTCAACGACGTCAGCGCCGGTCGCGCATTCGACCGTGCCGACAACGAGGCGGTGATCCTGGCCGCCGACGGCGCGGCCGAGCACATTCCGTTCGGCCCGAAGTCCGCGTTGGCCCATGCCATCTGGGACACCGTCGTCCAGAGACTGGACGCCCCGTGA
- the rpoZ gene encoding DNA-directed RNA polymerase subunit omega, with product MATTRSTAEGITNPPIDDLLEKTDSKYKLVLYSAKRARQINAYYSQLGEGLLEYVGPLVDTHVQEKPLSIALREIDSDLLTCEDIPAEEA from the coding sequence GTGGCCACCACCCGCTCAACCGCCGAGGGCATCACCAACCCGCCCATCGACGACCTGCTCGAGAAGACCGACTCGAAGTATAAGCTGGTCCTCTACAGCGCCAAGCGCGCTCGGCAGATCAACGCGTACTACTCGCAGCTCGGTGAGGGCCTGCTCGAGTACGTCGGCCCGCTCGTCGACACCCACGTACAGGAGAAGCCGCTGTCGATCGCGCTCCGCGAGATCGACTCCGACCTCCTCACCTGTGAGGACATCCCCGCCGAGGAGGCCTGA
- the gmk gene encoding guanylate kinase: MNDDADRRAFLIVLAGPTAVGKGTVAACVREHHPDIWISVSVTTRSPRPGEIDGVHYHFVSDDEFDAMIAADELLEWAVVHSAARYGTPRRAVEEQLAAGRSALLEIDLQGARQVRERMPDALFCFLSPPSWDELVRRLVGRGTEGDAERERRLRTARVELAAEAEFDVTIVNTDVRDACEELVGLFSSRPESRPRR, from the coding sequence GTGAATGACGACGCCGACCGGCGTGCGTTCCTGATCGTCCTCGCCGGCCCGACCGCGGTCGGCAAGGGCACAGTTGCCGCGTGCGTACGCGAGCACCATCCGGACATCTGGATCTCGGTGTCGGTGACGACCCGCTCTCCGCGTCCGGGTGAGATCGACGGGGTGCACTACCACTTCGTCAGCGACGACGAGTTCGACGCGATGATCGCCGCCGACGAGCTGCTCGAATGGGCCGTCGTGCACAGCGCGGCCCGATACGGTACGCCGCGGCGCGCGGTCGAGGAGCAGCTGGCCGCCGGTCGCTCGGCGCTGCTGGAGATCGACCTGCAGGGTGCGAGGCAGGTACGCGAGCGGATGCCGGACGCGTTGTTCTGCTTCCTCTCGCCGCCGAGCTGGGACGAGCTCGTACGCCGACTGGTCGGTCGCGGCACCGAAGGGGATGCCGAACGCGAGCGGCGTCTTCGTACGGCACGGGTCGAGCTCGCGGCCGAGGCGGAGTTCGACGTGACCATCGTCAACACCGATGTTCGGGATGCGTGCGAAGAGTTGGTAGGATTGTTCAGTTCCCGCCCGGAGTCGCGACCACGACGTTGA
- a CDS encoding 30S ribosomal protein S13 encodes MALPPLTPEQRQAALDKAAAARRERAEVKNRLKHSGTPLSEVLREGQRNEVIGKMKVLDLLTSLPGLGKVRARQVMERIGIAESRRVRGLGANQVAALEAEFADRE; translated from the coding sequence TTGGCTCTTCCGCCGCTGACCCCCGAGCAGCGTCAGGCTGCGCTCGACAAGGCCGCTGCCGCTCGCCGTGAGCGGGCCGAGGTCAAGAACCGCCTCAAGCACTCCGGCACACCCCTTTCGGAGGTGCTGCGCGAGGGTCAGCGCAACGAGGTCATCGGCAAGATGAAGGTGCTCGACCTGCTGACGTCGCTTCCCGGGCTCGGCAAGGTGCGCGCGCGCCAGGTGATGGAGCGCATCGGCATCGCCGAGAGCCGGCGCGTACGCGGTCTCGGAGCCAACCAGGTCGCGGCGCTCGAGGCCGAGTTCGCGGACCGTGAATGA
- a CDS encoding peptidoglycan DD-metalloendopeptidase family protein — translation MCETCSGIEQPVGKGSGLSRRGLLAGIGIGVGASVLGLPGATPSASAASANDGRWCTPAQGYFPDGGYYGAPRSGGPHAGQDITNSTGTAVYAAAAGTVIRRKWGGGIGGRTGNAIVISHGGGLYTYYGHLNAYRVSLNAKVGAGQRIADMGATGNVTGPHLHFETHSGGLGRITNPVSFMAARGITLVGGWPRIDPGAAGATVVAIQHLMTQRGHELVADGSYGSVSVAAVKKFQSSKGLEADGQVGPATWPKLAYTLDKGDNGSHVRGLQAAMNKRSAGLAVDGDFGSVTDKAVRTFQGLNRLVVDGQAGMITWEALVG, via the coding sequence ATGTGTGAGACGTGCAGCGGTATTGAGCAACCGGTCGGGAAGGGCAGCGGTCTGTCGCGACGCGGCCTGCTGGCGGGCATCGGGATCGGCGTCGGCGCATCGGTGCTCGGTCTGCCAGGAGCGACGCCGAGCGCATCTGCTGCGTCGGCGAACGACGGCCGGTGGTGCACGCCGGCGCAGGGCTACTTCCCGGACGGCGGCTACTACGGGGCACCGAGGTCGGGCGGTCCGCACGCCGGGCAGGACATCACCAACTCGACGGGCACGGCGGTGTACGCGGCCGCGGCCGGCACAGTCATCCGGCGCAAGTGGGGCGGCGGTATCGGCGGTCGAACCGGAAATGCGATCGTCATCTCGCACGGCGGCGGTCTGTACACCTACTACGGGCACCTGAACGCGTACCGGGTCAGCCTCAACGCGAAGGTCGGCGCGGGCCAGCGCATCGCCGATATGGGAGCCACCGGCAACGTGACCGGACCGCATCTGCACTTCGAGACCCACTCCGGCGGCCTCGGGCGAATCACCAATCCCGTGTCGTTCATGGCGGCTCGCGGCATCACGCTCGTCGGCGGCTGGCCGCGCATCGACCCGGGCGCCGCCGGAGCCACTGTCGTCGCGATCCAGCACCTGATGACCCAGCGCGGTCACGAGCTCGTCGCCGACGGGTCGTACGGCTCGGTGTCGGTCGCCGCGGTGAAGAAGTTCCAGTCGTCGAAGGGACTCGAAGCCGACGGACAGGTCGGCCCGGCGACCTGGCCCAAGCTCGCGTACACACTCGACAAGGGCGACAACGGATCGCACGTACGCGGTCTGCAGGCTGCCATGAACAAGCGCAGCGCGGGCCTCGCGGTCGACGGCGACTTCGGGTCGGTCACCGATAAGGCGGTACGTACGTTCCAAGGTCTCAACCGGCTCGTCGTCGACGGCCAGGCCGGCATGATCACCTGGGAGGCACTTGTCGGCTGA
- a CDS encoding TRAM domain-containing protein, protein MIGDSVELDVGPVAHGGHCVARLDGRVVFVRHTLPGERVRAVITDGAEKSRFLRADAVEVLEPAPGRVASRCEHSGPGGCGGCDFQHVDLATQRRLLGDVVREQLRRLAGIDREVVVESPDDGDGLDWRTRVSWAVGEDGRTGLRKHRSHDVVPIADCPIAHPDLPDVAGESWSASRVDTVVSSEGDTIVVADEETVRGRRHARERVGERTFRVTGSGFWQVHPRAAEVLAETVLELVGPRPGERIADLYSGVGLFTAFLAESVGADGGVVSVESEAAAVRDARRNLHDLPQARIIDSRVERALRTGQVGPCDAVVLDPPRSGAKAQVVRGIAGLGPSRVVYVACDPAALARDVASFATEGYELRDLRAYALFPMTHHVECVALLERT, encoded by the coding sequence ATGATCGGTGACAGCGTCGAGCTCGACGTCGGCCCGGTCGCACACGGCGGGCACTGCGTAGCCAGGCTGGACGGCCGAGTCGTGTTCGTGCGGCACACGCTGCCCGGTGAGCGGGTACGTGCGGTGATCACCGACGGCGCCGAGAAGTCACGGTTCCTGCGCGCCGACGCGGTTGAGGTGCTCGAGCCCGCGCCTGGGCGAGTGGCGAGTCGTTGCGAGCACTCGGGGCCGGGTGGCTGCGGTGGTTGCGACTTCCAGCACGTCGACCTCGCAACGCAGCGCCGGCTCCTCGGCGACGTGGTGCGCGAGCAGTTGCGCAGGCTCGCCGGCATTGACCGCGAGGTGGTCGTGGAGTCGCCCGACGACGGCGACGGCCTCGACTGGCGTACGCGCGTCTCGTGGGCGGTCGGCGAAGACGGGCGTACCGGCCTCCGCAAGCACCGGTCGCACGACGTCGTGCCGATCGCAGATTGCCCGATCGCACACCCGGACCTGCCGGACGTCGCGGGGGAGTCGTGGTCCGCGTCGCGGGTCGACACGGTGGTCTCGTCCGAGGGAGACACGATCGTGGTCGCCGACGAGGAGACCGTACGCGGACGACGCCATGCGCGTGAACGCGTGGGTGAACGGACCTTCCGGGTGACCGGGAGCGGGTTCTGGCAGGTGCATCCGCGCGCTGCCGAGGTACTCGCCGAGACCGTACTCGAGCTGGTCGGGCCCCGACCGGGCGAGCGGATCGCCGATCTGTACTCAGGAGTCGGCCTGTTCACTGCGTTCCTGGCCGAGTCGGTCGGCGCCGATGGAGGGGTGGTGAGCGTCGAGTCGGAGGCGGCAGCGGTACGCGACGCGCGCCGCAACCTGCACGACCTGCCGCAGGCGCGGATCATCGACAGCCGGGTCGAGCGTGCGCTGCGTACCGGCCAGGTCGGCCCGTGCGACGCGGTCGTCCTCGACCCGCCACGCTCCGGCGCGAAGGCTCAGGTCGTACGCGGCATCGCCGGCCTCGGCCCGAGCCGTGTCGTGTACGTCGCGTGTGACCCCGCGGCACTCGCGCGTGATGTCGCGTCGTTCGCGACGGAGGGTTATGAACTGCGCGATCTGCGCGCGTACGCGTTGTTTCCGATGACGCACCATGTCGAATGCGTCGCGTTGCTGGAGCGTACGTAG
- a CDS encoding APC family permease, producing the protein MLLGRKLKSTQLGETLLPKRIALPVFASDALSSVAYAPDEILLTLSMAGLSAYAYNWQIGVAVAIVMLTVVASYRQNVHAYPSGGGDYEVASTNLGPTAGMTVASALLVDYVLTVAVSISSGVQNAAAALPFLHGHEALAASVLVLVLMAVNLRGVKESGTAFAIPTYLFMLSIIGMAIWGYARYAFGTLPEVESADLTITAEGAYAGSLSSIAMVFLLARAFSSGCAALTGVEAISNGVPAFRPPKSRNAATTLLLLGSIAVTMLMSILVLADITGLRYAEDPAHQLQRNGQPVGDSYEQQTVIGQLAGAIFDNAEPLFYLTIAFTGIILVLAANTAFNGFPVLGSILARDGYLPRALDTRGDRLAFSNGIVALAAGAIVLILAFDAEVTKLIQLYIVGVFVSFTMSQTGMVRHWTRLLRTESDPRTRRRMMRNRAINAFGLSVTGLVLVIVLLTKFLQGAWISIAAMTAIFFVMRGIRRHYDHVSEELEIDDSDVALPSRVHAIVLVGKLHKPTMRALAYARIARPDTIEAVIVDLDPDSTESISRRWDELDLPVPLTTLDSPYRELVRPIVRYVKGIRRRSPRDIVSVYIPEYVVGRWWEQLLHNQTALRLKGRLLFTPGVMVTSVPYQLQSTKYARERAQRVRPVPGEVRRGQTIGRRKDDDDR; encoded by the coding sequence ATGCTGCTGGGACGCAAGCTCAAGAGCACTCAGCTCGGGGAGACCCTGCTACCGAAGCGGATAGCGCTTCCGGTGTTCGCCAGCGACGCATTGTCGTCGGTGGCGTACGCGCCGGACGAGATCCTGTTGACGCTTTCGATGGCGGGGCTTTCGGCGTACGCGTACAACTGGCAGATCGGCGTCGCCGTCGCGATCGTGATGCTCACTGTCGTCGCGTCGTACCGGCAGAACGTCCACGCGTACCCCAGCGGCGGCGGCGACTACGAGGTGGCATCGACGAACCTCGGCCCGACCGCGGGCATGACCGTGGCCAGTGCGCTGCTGGTCGACTACGTGCTCACCGTCGCGGTGTCGATCTCGTCGGGCGTACAGAACGCCGCGGCCGCGTTGCCGTTCCTGCACGGACACGAGGCGCTCGCCGCATCGGTTCTGGTTCTCGTGCTGATGGCGGTGAACCTACGCGGAGTCAAGGAGTCGGGCACGGCGTTCGCCATCCCGACGTACCTGTTCATGCTCTCGATAATCGGCATGGCGATCTGGGGGTACGCGCGGTACGCCTTCGGCACGCTGCCCGAGGTCGAGAGCGCGGACCTCACCATCACCGCCGAAGGCGCGTACGCGGGCTCGCTCTCGTCGATCGCGATGGTCTTCCTACTCGCCCGGGCATTCTCCTCGGGGTGCGCCGCACTGACCGGCGTCGAGGCGATCAGCAACGGCGTACCGGCGTTCCGTCCGCCCAAAAGCCGCAATGCAGCCACCACGTTGCTGCTGCTCGGCTCGATCGCCGTCACGATGCTGATGAGCATTTTGGTGCTTGCCGACATCACCGGACTGCGGTACGCCGAGGATCCCGCGCATCAGCTGCAGCGCAACGGCCAACCGGTCGGCGACTCGTACGAACAACAGACCGTGATCGGGCAGCTCGCGGGAGCGATCTTCGACAACGCCGAGCCGTTGTTCTACCTGACGATCGCGTTCACCGGGATCATCCTCGTACTCGCCGCGAACACCGCGTTCAACGGTTTCCCCGTGCTCGGTTCGATCCTCGCCCGCGACGGCTACCTACCGCGCGCGCTCGACACCCGCGGTGACCGGCTCGCGTTCAGCAACGGCATCGTCGCCCTGGCGGCCGGTGCGATCGTGTTGATCCTCGCGTTCGACGCCGAGGTGACCAAGCTGATCCAGCTGTACATCGTGGGCGTTTTCGTGTCGTTCACGATGAGTCAGACGGGGATGGTCCGACATTGGACTCGGCTGTTGCGGACCGAGTCCGATCCGCGCACGCGGCGACGGATGATGCGTAACCGGGCGATCAACGCATTCGGCCTGAGCGTCACTGGTTTGGTGCTCGTGATAGTGCTCCTCACGAAGTTCCTGCAGGGAGCGTGGATCTCGATAGCTGCGATGACCGCGATCTTCTTCGTCATGCGCGGCATCCGGCGCCACTACGACCACGTCTCCGAAGAGCTGGAGATCGACGACTCCGATGTGGCTCTTCCGTCGCGGGTGCACGCGATCGTGCTGGTCGGCAAGCTGCACAAGCCGACGATGCGCGCGCTCGCGTACGCCCGGATCGCCCGCCCGGACACGATCGAGGCGGTGATCGTCGACCTCGACCCGGACTCGACGGAGTCGATCTCACGGCGCTGGGACGAGCTCGACCTGCCGGTGCCGCTCACGACGCTCGACTCGCCGTACCGTGAACTGGTCCGACCGATCGTGCGGTACGTCAAGGGCATCCGTCGGCGCAGCCCGCGTGACATCGTGTCGGTCTACATACCCGAGTACGTCGTCGGCCGATGGTGGGAGCAGCTGTTGCACAACCAGACCGCGTTGCGGCTCAAGGGCCGGCTGCTGTTCACTCCCGGCGTGATGGTGACGAGCGTTCCGTACCAGCTGCAGTCGACGAAGTACGCCCGCGAGCGAGCGCAGCGCGTACGCCCGGTGCCCGGGGAGGTACGCCGCGGACAGACCATCGGCCGGCGCAAGGACGACGATGATCGGTGA
- a CDS encoding TrkA family potassium uptake protein gives MHVVIMGCGRVGSTLARGLEVRDHSTAVIDQNPDAFRRLGPSFTGSTVTGRGFDRDVLKRAGIETADAFAAVSSGDNSNIISARVAREQFGITNVVARIYDPGRAEVYERLGIPTVATVTWAADQVLRRLVPHGDEPLWRDPSGTVRCDQILAPAPWVGRPVRQMQDCTGGRISHLTRLGTGLIPARETIIQEGDLVTIFMLEDNADDVLTRFYNGPSEG, from the coding sequence GTGCATGTCGTGATCATGGGATGCGGCCGCGTCGGATCCACCCTCGCGCGCGGCCTCGAGGTACGCGACCACTCCACGGCCGTGATCGACCAGAATCCCGACGCCTTCCGCCGGCTCGGGCCGTCGTTCACCGGTTCGACCGTCACCGGGCGCGGGTTCGACCGCGATGTGCTCAAACGAGCGGGCATCGAGACAGCCGATGCGTTTGCCGCAGTCTCCAGCGGTGACAACTCGAACATCATCTCCGCACGCGTGGCCCGCGAGCAGTTCGGCATCACCAACGTGGTCGCACGCATCTACGACCCCGGCCGCGCCGAGGTGTACGAACGCCTCGGCATTCCGACCGTCGCAACGGTCACCTGGGCGGCAGACCAGGTCCTGCGCCGGCTGGTCCCGCACGGCGACGAACCGCTCTGGCGTGACCCCTCCGGCACGGTGCGCTGCGACCAGATCCTGGCGCCCGCACCATGGGTCGGGCGTCCGGTACGCCAGATGCAGGACTGCACCGGCGGGCGCATCTCCCATCTCACCCGGCTCGGCACGGGTCTGATTCCGGCACGCGAGACCATCATCCAAGAAGGTGACCTGGTCACGATCTTCATGCTCGAAGACAATGCCGACGACGTACTCACCCGCTTCTACAACGGGCCTTCGGAGGGCTAG
- a CDS encoding TrkA family potassium uptake protein yields MRVTIAGAGAVGRSVAQELLDNGHAVLLIDKDPTAINSDTVPDAEWLLADACELSSLEESQMQQCDVVIAATGDDKANLVISLLAKTEFAVPRTVARVNHPSNEWLFNESWGVDVLVSTPRLMSALVEEAVTVGDLVRLFTFRQSSANLVELTLPSDSPYLGQRVGSVAWPRDVALVAILRDQGILTPDSDRSLEGGDELLFVAHEDREAEIACLLAPDEHPS; encoded by the coding sequence ATGCGTGTAACGATCGCCGGAGCAGGCGCGGTCGGCCGCTCGGTCGCCCAGGAGCTGCTCGACAACGGCCACGCCGTGCTCCTGATCGACAAGGACCCGACGGCCATCAACTCCGACACGGTTCCCGACGCCGAATGGCTCCTCGCCGACGCCTGCGAGCTGTCGTCGCTGGAGGAGTCGCAGATGCAGCAGTGCGACGTGGTCATCGCCGCCACCGGCGACGACAAGGCCAACCTCGTCATCTCGCTGCTGGCGAAGACCGAGTTCGCCGTTCCGCGTACCGTCGCCCGGGTCAACCACCCGAGCAACGAGTGGTTGTTCAACGAGTCGTGGGGCGTCGACGTACTCGTGTCCACACCGCGGTTGATGTCTGCGCTCGTCGAGGAAGCCGTGACGGTCGGTGACCTGGTGCGCCTGTTCACCTTCCGGCAGAGCAGCGCGAACCTCGTCGAGCTGACGCTGCCGTCCGACTCTCCGTACCTCGGCCAGCGCGTCGGCAGCGTCGCCTGGCCGCGCGACGTCGCTCTGGTGGCGATCCTGCGCGACCAGGGCATCCTGACGCCCGACAGCGACCGGTCGCTGGAAGGCGGCGATGAGCTGCTGTTCGTCGCGCACGAGGATCGCGAGGCCGAGATCGCCTGCCTGCTCGCCCCCGACGAGCATCCGAGCTAG
- a CDS encoding DUF3159 domain-containing protein, translated as MPDAAGGAPTEETVEAVVRGQLSKALGGVRGMVEAAVPTILFTIVFLSVRELKPALIVSITVAAVLLVVRIVQRSTVQFAVNSLVGIGIGAFFAWRSARGGGDESDQALAYFLPGILYNAGYAVAMILSIVVRWPVVGFLVGSVTGDPTAWRENPQIVKLCRNLTWLLVLPCIVRVVIQAPMYLAGSQDLADKDLMVAMLGTAKIALGWPLQVAALLAMVYLLSRNHTPVRREAD; from the coding sequence ATGCCTGACGCTGCAGGCGGCGCACCCACCGAAGAGACCGTCGAGGCAGTCGTCCGCGGTCAGTTGTCCAAGGCGCTCGGGGGCGTCCGCGGCATGGTCGAAGCGGCCGTGCCGACCATCTTGTTCACGATCGTCTTCCTGTCCGTACGCGAGCTCAAACCCGCGCTGATCGTCAGTATCACCGTCGCGGCGGTGCTGTTGGTCGTACGGATCGTGCAGCGCTCGACCGTGCAGTTCGCCGTGAACAGTCTGGTCGGCATCGGAATCGGCGCGTTCTTCGCGTGGCGCAGCGCGCGCGGAGGCGGCGACGAGAGCGACCAGGCGCTCGCGTACTTCCTGCCCGGAATCCTCTACAACGCCGGGTACGCCGTCGCGATGATCCTGTCGATCGTGGTGCGGTGGCCGGTCGTCGGCTTCCTCGTCGGCAGCGTCACCGGTGACCCGACCGCCTGGCGGGAGAACCCGCAGATCGTCAAGCTGTGTCGCAACCTGACCTGGCTGCTGGTGCTCCCATGCATCGTGCGCGTCGTCATCCAGGCGCCCATGTACCTTGCGGGTAGCCAAGACCTCGCCGACAAGGACCTCATGGTCGCGATGCTCGGTACGGCCAAGATCGCGCTCGGCTGGCCGCTGCAGGTCGCCGCGTTGCTGGCGATGGTCTATCTGCTCAGCCGCAACCACACGCCCGTGCGCCGCGAGGCCGACTGA
- a CDS encoding OB-fold nucleic acid binding domain-containing protein → MPRSGAKERREGVLSRALGRLTTPTARIEEAELRDEAAKAGCELIATRSDRQEATVHGTLRRVTLRPRGGVPALEADLNDGSGSVLVVWLGRRRIEGITPGRQLTVHGRLGIRDGERILFNPRYELSA, encoded by the coding sequence ATGCCACGTTCAGGAGCGAAGGAGCGCCGTGAAGGGGTGCTGAGCCGCGCGCTCGGACGCCTCACGACGCCCACCGCACGGATCGAGGAGGCCGAGCTACGTGACGAGGCGGCGAAGGCCGGTTGCGAGCTGATCGCGACCAGGTCGGACCGCCAGGAGGCGACCGTGCACGGCACGTTGCGCCGGGTCACGCTGCGCCCCCGTGGCGGGGTGCCCGCGCTCGAGGCAGATCTGAACGATGGTTCGGGCTCGGTCCTCGTCGTCTGGCTCGGCAGGCGTCGAATCGAAGGCATCACACCGGGTCGTCAGCTCACGGTCCACGGTCGGCTCGGCATCCGCGACGGTGAGCGGATCCTGTTCAACCCGCGCTACGAGCTGAGTGCGTGA
- a CDS encoding AzlD domain-containing protein encodes MNPLTMSIAIAVLGAGTFAFRFAGPVLRERLTLSAYTDKVIGVAVVVLLSALFATATLTEGDGFAGYARPAGVVVAGVLAWRKAPFVVVVVVAAATAAGLRLLGVP; translated from the coding sequence ATGAACCCGCTCACCATGTCGATTGCCATCGCCGTACTCGGCGCCGGCACGTTCGCGTTCCGCTTCGCCGGGCCGGTGCTCCGCGAGCGGCTCACTCTGTCGGCGTACACCGACAAAGTGATCGGGGTGGCCGTCGTGGTCTTGCTCTCGGCGCTGTTCGCGACCGCGACGCTGACCGAAGGCGACGGGTTCGCGGGGTACGCACGACCGGCCGGTGTCGTGGTCGCGGGCGTGCTCGCCTGGCGCAAGGCGCCGTTCGTGGTGGTCGTGGTGGTTGCCGCCGCGACGGCAGCCGGGTTGCGTCTCCTCGGGGTCCCCTGA